A genomic segment from Methanofollis fontis encodes:
- a CDS encoding symporter small accessory protein — protein MFGISDPGIWMGYLLALGFALACVVYGLLNWNNGVGGDRGGG, from the coding sequence ATGTTTGGTATATCCGACCCCGGTATATGGATGGGATATCTGCTTGCGCTGGGTTTTGCGCTTGCATGTGTAGTGTACGGTCTTCTGAACTGGAACAACGGCGTCGGGGGGGATCGAGGTGGCGGTTAA
- a CDS encoding alpha/beta fold hydrolase, translating to MRLRVYGSGPAALAVIHGGPGAPGEMAPVAQRLSAAGCVLEPLLTAMTVDGQVEECVAALEEYAGGPVVLIGHSWGAWLSLIVAARSPSSVRKVICVGSGAFEEEGTDDLMRVRLERLSPEEQAETKRLLAAISDPATDDDAVLARFGALMAKADTFHPLPPDEGGRDAVPVRVNGEVHRRVWAEAREMRRNGRLLEICGQVHCPVVAVHGDYDPHPAAGVAGPLSRVIDEFRFILLENCGHCPWLEREARDRFYEILIREVR from the coding sequence GTGCGGCTACGCGTATATGGTTCGGGACCGGCGGCGCTCGCCGTCATCCACGGGGGTCCCGGGGCGCCGGGCGAGATGGCGCCGGTGGCGCAGAGGTTGTCCGCCGCGGGGTGCGTCCTCGAACCCCTGCTGACGGCGATGACGGTGGATGGGCAGGTCGAGGAATGTGTGGCGGCACTGGAGGAGTACGCGGGAGGTCCGGTGGTGCTGATCGGTCATTCGTGGGGGGCATGGCTGAGTCTGATTGTCGCCGCCCGCTCTCCGTCCTCAGTCAGAAAGGTCATATGCGTTGGCAGCGGTGCCTTTGAGGAGGAAGGAACAGATGATCTCATGAGGGTCCGTCTGGAACGCCTCTCGCCCGAAGAGCAGGCGGAGACGAAACGCCTCCTCGCCGCCATCTCCGATCCGGCGACGGACGATGATGCGGTGCTTGCCCGGTTCGGCGCTCTCATGGCAAAGGCGGATACCTTCCATCCCCTCCCTCCCGATGAGGGGGGTCGGGATGCCGTCCCTGTCCGGGTAAACGGGGAGGTGCACAGGAGGGTGTGGGCGGAAGCCCGGGAGATGCGGCGGAACGGGCGACTGCTGGAGATCTGCGGGCAGGTCCACTGCCCTGTGGTTGCAGTCCACGGCGACTATGATCCCCACCCTGCAGCGGGGGTGGCGGGCCCCCTGTCGCGGGTCATCGACGAATTCAGGTTCATCCTGCTGGAAAACTGTGGTCATTGCCCCTGGCTCGAGCGGGAGGCCCGCGACCGATTTTATGAGATCCTCATCCGCGAGGTGCGTTGA
- a CDS encoding sodium:solute symporter family protein: MAVNPTTFAAVTLLYLVAIIGLGYLGYRRTRGHDDYMVAGRQIHPVVLALSYGATFISTSAIIGFGGAAAQLGMGMIWLTVLNIGVGIFIAFVVFGKKTREIGQRLNAVTFPDLMGRCYGSPALQYAAGIVIAVGMPLYTAAILIGGAQFITSTLLIPYETALLVFAVIVAVYVVLGGLIAVMYTDALQGSIMFVGMSVLIVLTYISLGGISAGNRALEALAPLVPENLAEAGMTGWTSMPSAGSPIWYTLITTLVLGVGIGVLAQPQLAVRFMTVRDGRALNRAVLIGGPFILMMTGVAFTVGALTNVWFYQASGEIAVQAATGGNIDTIIPNFINASMPDIFVTIFMLALLAAAMSTLSSLFHTMGTALGFDIWRTWRGGTASMVGVQVGTLVMILVSVLLAYVMPGSIIARATAMFMGLCASAFLPAYALALYSRQPSGRAAKWSLFVGAVVWFFWTVFVHLKESAVIGLSDALFGVSSLLPMPWPVVDPLMVALPASALALSVGLAFSRKESA; the protein is encoded by the coding sequence GTGGCGGTTAACCCCACTACCTTCGCAGCCGTGACCCTGCTCTATCTGGTGGCGATCATCGGCCTCGGTTATCTCGGCTACCGGCGGACGAGGGGGCATGACGACTATATGGTGGCGGGAAGGCAGATCCATCCGGTGGTCCTCGCCCTCTCCTATGGCGCCACCTTCATCTCCACCTCGGCGATCATCGGCTTCGGGGGGGCTGCCGCACAGCTCGGCATGGGGATGATCTGGCTGACTGTCCTGAACATCGGAGTGGGTATTTTCATCGCTTTTGTCGTTTTCGGGAAGAAAACACGTGAAATCGGGCAACGCCTCAATGCGGTCACATTCCCTGACCTGATGGGCCGGTGTTATGGGTCGCCCGCCCTTCAATATGCCGCCGGCATTGTCATTGCCGTCGGTATGCCGCTCTATACTGCGGCAATCCTGATTGGCGGGGCGCAGTTCATCACCAGCACCCTCCTGATCCCCTACGAGACGGCACTTCTTGTATTCGCTGTCATCGTCGCCGTATATGTGGTTCTGGGCGGCCTGATCGCCGTCATGTACACCGATGCCCTTCAGGGGTCGATCATGTTTGTCGGGATGAGCGTCCTCATTGTTCTCACCTACATCTCTCTCGGCGGTATCTCGGCGGGGAACCGTGCGCTGGAAGCGCTGGCCCCTCTGGTCCCGGAAAATCTGGCTGAAGCGGGGATGACGGGCTGGACTTCCATGCCGTCTGCCGGATCGCCTATCTGGTACACCCTGATCACGACCCTGGTCCTCGGTGTCGGCATCGGTGTTCTGGCGCAGCCTCAGCTTGCCGTGCGCTTCATGACGGTCCGGGACGGCCGGGCCCTCAACCGTGCCGTCCTGATCGGGGGTCCGTTCATCCTGATGATGACCGGTGTCGCCTTCACGGTGGGTGCCCTTACCAATGTCTGGTTCTACCAGGCGTCGGGGGAGATCGCTGTTCAGGCGGCGACAGGCGGTAATATCGACACCATCATTCCGAATTTCATCAATGCCAGTATGCCCGATATCTTCGTCACCATCTTCATGCTTGCCCTGCTTGCCGCCGCCATGTCCACGCTGAGTTCTCTCTTCCATACGATGGGCACCGCTCTTGGTTTTGACATCTGGCGGACCTGGCGCGGCGGAACGGCCTCGATGGTCGGGGTGCAGGTGGGGACGCTCGTGATGATCCTTGTCTCGGTCCTGCTTGCGTATGTGATGCCGGGGAGTATCATCGCGCGGGCTACGGCAATGTTCATGGGGCTCTGTGCTTCCGCCTTCCTGCCGGCATACGCCCTTGCATTGTATTCCCGACAACCTTCAGGGAGGGCGGCAAAATGGAGCCTTTTTGTCGGTGCTGTGGTCTGGTTTTTCTGGACCGTGTTTGTTCACCTGAAGGAGTCCGCGGTTATCGGTCTTTCCGACGCACTTTTTGGTGTGTCAAGCCTGCTTCCGATGCCCTGGCCCGTGGTGGACCCCCTTATGGTCGCCCTTCCTGCATCCGCACTCGCACTCTCTGTGGGCCTGGCATTTTCCCGGAAGGAATCGGCCTGA